One window of the Thunnus albacares chromosome 3, fThuAlb1.1, whole genome shotgun sequence genome contains the following:
- the gprin3b gene encoding G protein-regulated inducer of neurite outgrowth 1 has product MGTNPKRTVTVQMVPQLDVADTLGNKESNANWAKEPNLNLSQVCPKPSLTSTDHKKDNLSLTAAPANAIPPPQKTASKGGDPLSSAVSDIQTPTNGNQQKSEFVAGGDQQMPNLSLAGQGVGEVGVDQRDANANMRMLSPADEKDIFKAGLSSAITASKVDTPTNDCRVKGPSAPEEECAKPAVRSGTSSAKATAQEDTTKHVSANNQNPNNACDLKQAASEVLTPQQDNKGSTSAALNKDTALPQKSKEPDHIQKCSLSSISLQESPKPKQSMEKAALLSSTSPPAKSQDAEAEPTNKSSSSIHPEKDLQLVKKSQVSTDMHQPVSSQKDSSTLPQAIRNMPTYGQLAEVNSQTDTAVFEEQQQQPKLYKEASTMTSSLSSTPVKQFHDMEVQAVAKMCSKAVSTSPSLLPVTRRPSTGAVPREEAQSLAVVYQVDGGLGLHQIGPSQMNITSLNTSTDPKSERLTVEAEMCPNQNAGKVFLSETLLQQQDTKLGAKPNEPGSALCNTQPVYQINIEHSNHKEQGETSNSQNKTAVQTSAAKTSTAGAPSFKSGTPPETNVATKPGSADSNNAALSQAAVTTKPKEALPTVTTANTKSDSTKKKAESPKEKTKAVSKALTKQTNSDKKKMEPERNDEEDDQSGKQKGKSVHDVVWDEQGMTWEVYGASVDPESLGFAIQSHLQCKIKEQERKLIVQTSLRKSISGVDSPRHGRKNKRRQQNIFRSMLQNVRRPNCCVRPPPSSVLE; this is encoded by the coding sequence ATGGGAACTAACCCAAAAAGGACAGTGACGGTCCAGATGGTGCCTCAGCTGGATGTGGCGGACACGCTGGGCAATAAGGAGTCGAATGCCAACTGGGCTAAAGAGCCCAACCTAAACCTCTCTCAGGTTTGTCCAAAACCCAGCCTCACATCTACCGATCACAAAAAGGATAACTTATCTCTGACTGCTGCTCCTGCTAATGCCATCCCACCTCCCCAAAAAACCGCTTCTAAGGGAGGCGATCCACTTAGCAGTGCTGTGTCGGACATACAAACACCAACCAATGGAAACCAGCAAAAATCCGAGTTTGTGGCAGGTGGAGACCAACAGATGCCAAACCTGTCTCTCGCAGGCCAAGGTGTGGGTGAGGTAGGAGTCGACCAGAgggatgctaatgctaatatgAGAATGTTAAGCCCAGCTGATGAAAAGGATATCTTTAAGGCCGGTTTGTCATCTGCTATTACAGCGTCAAAGGTCGACACACCAACCAATGACTGCAGAGTAAAAGGGCCAAGTGCACCAGAGGAGGAGTGTGCAAAGCCTGCCGTGAGAAGTGGAACATCCTCAGCCAAAGCCACAGCACAAGAGGACACTACAAAACATGTCTCTGCAAATAATCAAAATCCTAACAACGCTTGTGACTTAAAACAAGCAGCATCTGAAGTGCTGACACCCCAACAGGATAATAAAGGAAGTACCTCAGCTGCTTTAAACAAGGACACTGCTTTACCACAGAAATCTAAAGAGCCAGATCATATACAAAAGTGCTCACTAAGCTCCATCTCTCTGCAAGAGTCACCCAAACCTAAACAAAGTATGGAAAAAGCAGCTCTACTTAGCTCTACTTCACCTCCAGCTAAGAGCCAAGACGCAGAGGCTGAGCCTACAAATAAGAGTTCAAGTTCAATACATCCAGAGAAAGATTTGCAACTAGTAAAGAAATCACAAGTCTCCACAGATATGCATCAGCCAGTATCTTCACAGAAGGATTCCTCCACTCTGCCCCAGGCTATACGAAACATGCCGACATATGGGCAGTTGGCTGAGGTAAACAGCCAAACTGACACAGCTGTCTttgaggagcagcagcagcagccgaaGCTCTACAAGGAAGCTTCAACCATGACCTCATCCCTATCATCCACCCCAGTCAAGCAGTTTCATGATATGGAGGTTCAAGCGGTAGCAAAAATGTGCAGTAAGGCTGTGTCCACAAGTCCGAGTCTGTTGCCTGTGACTCGCAGGCCAAGCACTGGTGCGGTACCCAGGGAGGAGGCGCAGAGCCTGGCTGTAGTGTACCAGGTCGACGGGGGTCTGGGCCTCCATCAGATTGGGCCGTCACAGATGAACATAACTTCTCTTAACACCTCTACTGATCCCAAGTCAGAGAGACTCACTGTTGAGGCAGAGATGTGCCCCAACCAGAATGCTGGCAAGGTTTTTCTCTCAGAAACTTTGTTGCAGCAGCAAGACACCAAGCTGGGAGCAAAGCCTAATGAACCAGGATCAGCTCTATGCAACACCCAGCCAGTTTATCAAATCAACATTGAACACAGCAATCACAAGGAGCAGGGAGAGACAAGTAACTCCCAAAATAAAACTGCAGTTCAGACATCTGCAGCGAAAACATCCACTGCTGGAGCTCCCTCTTTTAAATCAGGAACACCCCCAGAGACAAATGTTGCTACCAAGCCTGGATCTGCTGACAGTAACAATGCTGCGCTGTCTCAGGCTGCTGTAACAACCAAGCCCAAGGAGGCCCTGCCAACAGTAACTACAGCAAACACAAAGTCAGattcaacaaaaaagaaagctgaaagtCCTAAAGAAAAGACTAAAGCTGTAAGTAAAGCCCTGACGAAGCAGACGAATTCTGACAAGAAGAAGATGGAACCAGAGAGAAATGACGAGGAGGATGACCAGTCAGGGAAGCAGAAAGGAAAGAGCGTCCATGATGTTGTCTGGGATGAACAAGGGATGACTTGGGAAGTCTACGGGGCTTCTGTGGACCCAGAATCCCTCGGTTTTGCCATTCAGAGCCACTTGCAGTGCAAAATCAAGGAACAAGAGAGGAAACTGATAGTCCAGACCTCCCTCCGAAAGTCAATCTCCGGTGTGGACTCACCGCGACATGGCAGGAAGAACAAAAGGAGGCAGCAGAACATTTTCAGGTCAATGCTGCAAAATGTCAGACGGCCCAACTGCTGCGTGcgtccccctccctcctccgtCCTCGAGTAG